Proteins encoded within one genomic window of Octopus sinensis unplaced genomic scaffold, ASM634580v1 Contig01925, whole genome shotgun sequence:
- the LOC115227123 gene encoding E3 ubiquitin-protein ligase PDZRN3-B-like: MGFELEKFVSTVEDEKKCKLCSGVLENPLRTPCGHVFCSGCIVPWIIRNGSCPENCTPGVFLRPENLEAVVPLQQLISDMQVKCEFADRGCPLIVPLTMMVNHSQSCGYRPLCCRNPGCSTVVNARHLTTHELHECGSRTVGICDKGCDLVLQQRSVDCHECVQALKSHIAEKEVRSGALEAEMRRLQAKFTKREKTLLEEIALLHSDVQIQALKFQQKLNLYRLQLNNISLLNNNNNNNNNNNNNNNNNNNNSSDINGYNNYKDNNNCKRNNNNINFSNKCIGTKDYDVIITSNTGGCCSSGNSSSNHNGGGDNSIKEASSGISSISSSSSSSSSSSSSGSSGSSSGGCDTISSNCSSGSSGCQSNYNSDEQQQK, from the coding sequence atgggTTTCGAATTAGAGAAATTCGTGTCTACGGTGGAAGacgaaaaaaaatgtaaactCTGCTCGGGTGTTTTGGAAAATCCTCTTCGTACCCCGTGTGGGCATGTGTTCTGCTCTGGGTGTATTGTACCGTGGATCATTAGGAACGGTTCATGTCCGGAAAACTGTACTCCGGGTGTTTTTTTACGTCCGGAAAATCTCGAAGCGGTTGTTCCGTTACAACAATTGATATCCGATATGCAGGTAAAGTGTGAGTTTGCTGATCGCGGTTGTCCTTTGATAGTACCGCTAACCATGATGGTAAACCATTCCCAAAGTTGCGGTTACCGCCCGCTCTGCTGCCGTAATCCAGGTTGTTCGACCGTGGTTAACGCCCGCCATTTAACCACACACGAATTACACGAATGCGGGAGCCGCACCGTGGGCATATGCGACAAAGGGTGCGATCTTGTGCTGCAACAGAGATCGGTCGACTGTCACGAATGTGTGCAAGCCCTGAAGAGTCATATTGCCGAGAAGGAAGTGAGAAGTGGCGCTCTGGAGGCGGAGATGCGCCGCCTTCAGGCCAAGTTTACCAAGCGAGAGAAAACACTGCTTGAAGAGATTGCCCTGTTACACAGCGACGTGCAAATACAGGCTTTGAAATTCCAGCAGAAATTGAACCTCTATCGTCTCCAGTTGAATAACATCTCGCtattgaataacaacaacaataacaacaacaacaacaataacaacaataacaacaacaacaacaacagtagtgatATTAACGGCTATAACAACTACAAAGACAATAATAACTGCAAgcgtaataacaacaacatcaactttAGTAACAAATGTATTGGAACTAAAGACTACGAcgtcatcatcaccagcaacacCGGCGGCTGCTGTAGTAGCGGTAACAGTAGCAGCAACCACAACGGCGGCGGTGACAATAGTATCAAGGAAGCTAGCAGTGGAatcagtagtattagtagtagtagtagtagtagcagcagcagtagtagtagtggtagtagcggcagtagtagtggtggttgtgatactATCAGCagtaattgtagtagtggtagtagtggttgtcaATCTAACTACAACAGTgacgaacaacaacaaaag